A genome region from Chloroflexia bacterium SDU3-3 includes the following:
- a CDS encoding DUF262 domain-containing protein — MITSQDREIQSLINDIRDGKLLLPEMQRGYVWKAPQVRNLFDSLYRNYPSGQLLVWETDDLPFSRQVSVEEVEHAQRRPQLLLDGQQRLTSLAAVMLGRPLIVRDTKRPIDIVFNVFTERFEVAGVRQRGETGWISVSKLFTSGPMRALREVRDGLSDDEEDKVLERLTRLDNIKSYKYRVNVLEGINYEEVTDIFVRINSGGTILNNADLALAQISARWRGVTDEFHKFQWGIYTKHSLWLDNGVMLRTMSLLLSNQSRLSQFFRGDQRRVAVEDIPDAWNRARSGLLTAIEFLIHNCKIDRLSLLPTSYILITLAAFFDRFQQQITTEQSRDLQRWVYLALAWSRYSNASETALDQDYAALNKPNPAKAMIESLEDKVGRGRSISERELRDQRKNSPFMVLSYVLAREAEAQDWFNSVKLGGSQPLELHHIFPKAVLAKKYNLRADTLIIDQVANLAFLSSKANNSISSRQPAEYLPKIEERRLRAQHVPMDPALWTLDQFEAFALQRRTMLADALNTLIDSLSDAPSLVRGSEKAQLESRIEALEHQLRDLVADRLTEARGEGALEHCIPQNTRRGIESRLRQRVGKNPFEADEFRTLGDLLQFCQFSDYARIMRDNWVLFSDTFGEGKSFDQHIAAVTTARNAFAHNNPIGKADLLSAEAGLIWMEDCLRALADREEPEAEDEDILAEAAEVA, encoded by the coding sequence ATGATTACCTCGCAGGATCGAGAGATCCAGTCACTCATCAACGACATCCGCGATGGCAAGCTGCTGCTGCCCGAGATGCAGCGCGGGTACGTGTGGAAAGCGCCGCAGGTGCGCAACCTCTTCGACTCGCTGTATCGCAACTACCCTAGCGGTCAACTACTTGTGTGGGAGACCGATGACCTGCCGTTCTCGCGCCAGGTGAGCGTGGAAGAGGTCGAGCATGCGCAGCGTAGGCCACAGCTCCTGCTGGATGGCCAGCAGCGGCTCACCTCGCTGGCCGCCGTGATGCTGGGAAGGCCCCTAATAGTGCGCGACACCAAGCGCCCGATCGACATTGTATTCAACGTCTTTACCGAGCGCTTCGAGGTGGCTGGCGTGCGGCAGCGCGGCGAGACAGGCTGGATCTCAGTCTCGAAGCTGTTCACTAGCGGCCCTATGCGCGCGTTGCGCGAGGTGCGTGACGGACTGAGCGACGACGAGGAGGACAAGGTGCTGGAGCGGCTCACGCGGCTGGATAACATCAAGAGCTACAAATACCGCGTGAACGTACTGGAAGGGATCAACTACGAAGAAGTAACCGATATTTTCGTACGTATCAACTCCGGCGGCACCATACTTAACAACGCCGATCTGGCCCTGGCTCAGATCTCGGCCCGCTGGCGCGGCGTCACGGACGAGTTCCACAAGTTCCAGTGGGGCATCTACACCAAGCATAGCCTCTGGCTCGACAACGGCGTCATGCTGCGCACTATGTCGCTGCTCCTCTCGAACCAGAGCAGGCTGAGCCAGTTCTTCCGTGGCGACCAGCGGCGCGTGGCTGTCGAGGACATCCCCGACGCATGGAATCGCGCCCGCAGCGGCCTGCTGACCGCCATTGAATTCCTCATCCACAACTGCAAGATCGACCGGCTGAGCCTGCTGCCCACCAGCTACATCCTGATCACGCTCGCCGCCTTCTTCGACCGCTTCCAGCAGCAGATCACCACCGAGCAATCGCGCGACCTTCAGCGCTGGGTCTACCTGGCGCTGGCGTGGAGCCGCTACAGCAACGCCAGCGAGACCGCGCTCGATCAGGACTACGCTGCGCTCAACAAACCCAACCCAGCCAAGGCAATGATCGAGAGCCTTGAGGACAAGGTCGGGCGCGGGCGCAGCATCAGCGAGCGCGAGCTGCGCGACCAGCGCAAAAACTCGCCCTTTATGGTGCTGAGCTACGTGCTGGCGCGCGAGGCCGAGGCCCAGGACTGGTTCAACAGTGTCAAACTGGGCGGCAGCCAGCCGCTAGAGCTTCACCACATCTTCCCCAAGGCCGTGCTGGCAAAGAAATACAACCTGCGCGCCGACACGCTGATCATCGATCAGGTGGCAAATCTGGCCTTCCTCTCCAGCAAGGCAAATAATAGCATCAGCTCGCGGCAGCCAGCGGAGTATCTTCCCAAGATCGAAGAGCGGCGGCTGCGGGCGCAGCACGTGCCAATGGACCCGGCGCTCTGGACGCTCGACCAGTTCGAGGCATTTGCGCTCCAGCGGCGCACCATGCTCGCCGATGCGCTCAACACGCTGATCGACTCGCTCTCTGATGCGCCCTCGCTAGTACGCGGGAGCGAGAAGGCCCAGCTTGAATCGCGCATCGAGGCGCTGGAGCACCAGCTGCGCGACCTGGTGGCCGACCGCCTGACCGAGGCGCGGGGCGAGGGCGCGCTGGAGCACTGCATTCCGCAGAACACGCGCCGTGGCATCGAGAGCCGCCTGCGGCAGCGCGTGGGCAAAAACCCCTTCGAGGCCGACGAGTTCCGCACGCTGGGCGATCTGCTCCAGTTCTGCCAGTTCAGCGACTACGCGCGGATCATGCGCGACAACTGGGTGCTGTTCAGCGACACGTTTGGCGAGGGCAAGAGCTTCGACCAGCACATCGCGGCGGTGACGACGGCGCGCAACGCCTTCGCCCACAACAACCCGATCGGCAAGGCCGACCTGCTGAGCGCCGAGGCCGGGCTGATCTGGATGGAGGACTGCCTGCGCGCCCTGGCCGACCGCGAGGAGCCGGAGGCCGAGGACGAAGACATCCTGGCCGAGGCCGCCGAAGTGGCGTAG
- a CDS encoding DUF4011 domain-containing protein, whose amino-acid sequence METGTIATDQIIANRIEDTRRRLLDLTRRNRLLNHRTKGRATLGITKEISAEIFRLLVAEAQTLQFLSREEAPKGVLIAQDDDYAVSDDSAASFKLAPIDAKQRASYHTDRNLQTALSGEYLQARLLYLARQAESAREEQGCNVLFLTLGMVEWREREQSEPSRAPLIFIPVDLQRRTVRNRHHIQRYEDDILINPCLIELCRRVFHFDLPTVEIDETLDVGGYFRQIEAALAGIPGWNVLPNEIHVGIFSFAKLLMYRDLDHTTWPTQQVLTAHPLIRQLLGCGDRDSQPAAFPYANMLDETIPPAQNYQVLDADSSQQVAIQAVKQGLSMVIEGPPGTGKSQTITNIIAECLAIGKSVLFVAEKSAALSVVKRRLEAVGLGAYVLELHSNKTSKRIVLDELQRTLESYEDNISVPRADPQQLAERRARLNAYAQALHQPLGALGITPHEATLHCIALRDVPEASIRIDTPLQWDRAALDMARERITTFDRWRRRVGDPSTHQWRHIGLDHIDTLARQELQQLLAEIVASVTSLQAVLGQASALLALPLAPSGASARVALDRLTLLLALPDLDVGMIEDERWEGSAEALDSWVAQGQQYQQQRTHLMEAFIPEALEQDWSHMLLRRQQHAASLGHRLLPDPFEDSILQWLFPDWRADSEQLRRFLKPDIAPSIEEQIALLTQIGEHVAEGQQIQARSADLAPLFRSHWQGIDASWETINATLQAVRTARAYVRAGTLDVRVAALVLSGGGRAQATTLCEALQHALGRTDAAFCAWCERTSTSDRDWLGGYWEQGALGDTHAQFAHLLGAFPALDDWVAYRHAQGQLAQHLPAFLAWAERAAPAAEVDLADCFERQFYHIWLDAARQERPALAGFRGEEHETQIQAFIGDDQRWIAINRQRVAAAVHSRKPNVLQALHPQSKLGILKTEIKKKRRNMALRALFTKTNDALQSLKPCFMMSPISIAQYLAPGTISFDVVIFDEASQVEPADAYGAIARGRQLILVGDEKQLPPTSFFSKIESDDGRESEENESADLESVLSLGMVQLPHQCSLRWHYRSRHQSLIEFSNQQFYDGKLQVFPGPYTSTSTYGLSFCHVADGVYMRGAGQNNPAEARAIAAAVREHALASPELSLGIGAFSVAQQRAIEDEIEQMRLDATDPRIERFFLQQTHEPFFVKNLETIQGDERDVILLSVGYGPDSTGRVAMNFGPLNRDGGWRRLNVLVTRARQRCILFSSIRAEQINLDATRARGVAALKSYLALAEHGEHRSQRAAAEPHPLYAVIRQALESHGWQSHEQVGTSRSYVDIAVIDPIAPDRYVLGIETDGEIYGRSATARDRERLRDSVLAQLGWRLCRTWAMDWLYRPEHAQKQILAILTGEATVPSQPTTEGAKPEPDLPPNETNSAGIATTRLTIDDTSSGAVHVIPYASSSFRQPSWSHTFELTPTAALADIIVQIVLDESPIHEEEVQRVVAAFFHTRASKRIQDVCSRILPALARDGRIRQQGLFLWAPAMEDAPIRARADTCPVLKPELIAPEELQAAVRQVLREQFGLQRDALITSTSRLLGFRRCGSALEQAISTAVEALIANGSLVRDGQGFLTLTSS is encoded by the coding sequence ATGGAAACAGGAACCATAGCCACCGACCAAATCATAGCCAACCGCATCGAAGATACCCGCCGACGGCTCCTCGACCTTACACGGCGAAACCGCCTGCTTAACCACCGCACCAAAGGCCGCGCAACCCTTGGCATCACCAAGGAAATCTCGGCGGAAATCTTCCGGCTCCTCGTTGCCGAGGCCCAGACACTCCAGTTTCTGTCCCGCGAAGAGGCACCCAAGGGTGTTCTGATCGCCCAGGATGATGACTACGCAGTGAGCGATGATTCTGCGGCCAGCTTCAAGCTTGCGCCTATCGACGCCAAACAGCGCGCCAGCTACCACACCGACAGAAACCTCCAGACCGCGCTGAGCGGCGAATATCTCCAGGCGCGACTGCTCTACCTCGCTCGACAGGCTGAGAGCGCCCGCGAGGAGCAGGGGTGCAACGTGCTGTTCCTCACGCTGGGCATGGTCGAGTGGCGCGAGCGCGAGCAGAGCGAGCCTTCGCGCGCGCCGCTGATCTTCATCCCGGTCGATCTTCAACGCCGCACGGTGCGGAACCGCCACCACATCCAGCGCTATGAGGATGATATCCTGATCAACCCCTGCCTGATCGAGCTGTGCCGCCGTGTGTTCCACTTCGATCTTCCCACGGTCGAGATCGACGAGACGCTGGATGTGGGAGGATACTTCAGGCAGATCGAAGCGGCACTCGCAGGAATTCCCGGCTGGAACGTGCTGCCCAATGAGATCCACGTGGGTATCTTCAGCTTCGCCAAACTGCTGATGTACCGCGACCTCGACCACACCACATGGCCCACCCAGCAGGTGCTCACCGCGCATCCGCTCATCCGCCAGCTGCTCGGCTGCGGTGACCGGGATTCCCAGCCCGCAGCCTTCCCCTATGCCAACATGCTGGATGAGACCATCCCGCCCGCCCAAAACTACCAGGTGCTTGACGCCGACTCAAGCCAGCAGGTCGCCATCCAGGCGGTAAAGCAGGGTCTGAGTATGGTGATCGAGGGTCCGCCCGGCACCGGCAAATCGCAAACGATCACCAATATCATCGCCGAGTGCCTAGCTATAGGCAAAAGCGTGCTGTTCGTCGCCGAGAAATCGGCGGCGCTCTCGGTGGTGAAACGGCGGCTTGAGGCGGTGGGACTGGGGGCCTATGTGCTGGAGCTACATAGCAACAAGACCAGCAAGCGCATTGTGCTGGATGAGCTACAGCGCACCCTAGAGAGCTACGAGGACAATATCAGTGTGCCGCGAGCCGACCCGCAGCAGCTCGCCGAGCGGCGAGCGCGGCTTAACGCCTATGCCCAAGCGCTCCACCAGCCGCTCGGTGCACTGGGCATCACGCCGCACGAGGCCACGCTACACTGCATCGCGCTGCGCGATGTGCCCGAGGCCAGCATCCGCATCGATACGCCGCTCCAATGGGATCGAGCCGCGCTTGATATGGCCCGCGAGCGCATCACTACCTTCGACCGCTGGCGGCGGCGGGTGGGCGACCCCAGCACCCACCAGTGGCGGCATATTGGCCTCGACCACATCGACACACTCGCCCGCCAAGAACTACAGCAGCTGCTTGCCGAGATTGTCGCTAGCGTCACCTCGCTGCAAGCCGTGCTGGGGCAGGCGAGTGCTCTGCTGGCGCTGCCGCTTGCGCCAAGCGGGGCCAGCGCACGGGTCGCGCTCGACCGCCTCACGTTGCTGCTCGCCCTACCCGATCTAGACGTAGGCATGATTGAGGATGAACGATGGGAAGGATCTGCTGAGGCACTCGATAGCTGGGTGGCGCAGGGGCAGCAATACCAGCAGCAGCGCACCCACCTGATGGAGGCGTTCATCCCCGAGGCGCTGGAGCAGGACTGGAGCCACATGCTGCTGCGCCGCCAGCAGCACGCCGCATCGCTCGGGCATCGGCTCCTCCCCGACCCATTTGAAGATAGCATCCTCCAGTGGCTCTTCCCCGACTGGCGGGCCGATTCCGAGCAGCTGCGCCGCTTCCTGAAGCCCGACATCGCCCCAAGCATCGAGGAGCAGATCGCGCTGCTGACTCAAATAGGCGAACATGTGGCTGAGGGCCAGCAGATCCAAGCGCGCAGCGCAGATCTGGCCCCGCTGTTCCGCAGCCACTGGCAGGGGATCGACGCAAGCTGGGAAACCATCAACGCGACGCTCCAGGCGGTACGCACGGCGCGCGCATATGTCCGCGCTGGCACGCTGGATGTGCGGGTCGCCGCCTTGGTTCTTTCTGGCGGTGGTCGCGCGCAGGCCACAACCCTGTGCGAGGCGCTTCAGCACGCGCTAGGCCGTACCGATGCTGCGTTCTGCGCATGGTGTGAGCGCACCAGCACCAGTGACCGCGACTGGCTCGGCGGCTACTGGGAGCAGGGCGCGCTGGGCGATACCCACGCGCAGTTCGCCCATCTGCTCGGCGCATTCCCAGCGCTCGATGACTGGGTCGCCTACCGCCACGCCCAGGGGCAGCTCGCGCAGCACCTGCCCGCCTTCCTCGCCTGGGCCGAGCGCGCCGCGCCCGCAGCCGAGGTTGATCTGGCCGATTGCTTCGAGCGCCAGTTCTACCACATCTGGCTCGATGCGGCGCGACAGGAGCGCCCCGCGCTCGCAGGGTTCCGTGGCGAGGAGCATGAGACGCAGATCCAGGCGTTTATCGGCGACGACCAGCGCTGGATCGCGATCAACCGCCAGCGCGTCGCGGCGGCTGTGCATAGCCGTAAGCCAAATGTGCTTCAGGCGCTCCACCCGCAGTCCAAGCTCGGCATCCTCAAGACCGAGATAAAAAAGAAGCGGCGCAATATGGCGCTGCGCGCGCTCTTCACCAAGACGAACGACGCGCTCCAGTCGCTCAAACCGTGCTTTATGATGAGCCCGATCTCCATCGCCCAATATCTCGCGCCGGGCACGATCAGCTTCGACGTGGTAATTTTCGATGAGGCCAGCCAGGTCGAGCCTGCCGACGCCTATGGCGCGATCGCGCGCGGTCGCCAGCTTATCCTGGTGGGCGACGAGAAGCAGCTTCCTCCCACCAGCTTCTTCTCGAAGATCGAGAGCGACGACGGGCGCGAGAGCGAGGAGAACGAGAGCGCCGATCTGGAAAGCGTGCTCTCGCTCGGGATGGTGCAGCTGCCCCACCAGTGCTCGCTGCGCTGGCACTACCGCAGCCGCCACCAGAGCCTGATCGAGTTCTCAAATCAGCAGTTCTATGATGGGAAACTTCAGGTCTTCCCCGGCCCTTACACCAGCACCAGCACCTATGGGCTGAGTTTCTGCCATGTCGCCGACGGCGTCTATATGCGCGGCGCAGGCCAGAACAACCCAGCCGAGGCCCGCGCCATTGCGGCGGCAGTGCGCGAGCACGCGCTTGCAAGCCCCGAGCTGAGCCTGGGAATCGGCGCATTCAGCGTGGCGCAGCAGCGCGCCATTGAGGACGAAATTGAGCAGATGCGGCTGGATGCCACCGACCCGCGCATCGAGAGATTCTTCCTTCAGCAGACCCACGAGCCATTCTTTGTCAAGAACTTAGAAACTATTCAGGGCGACGAGCGCGATGTTATCCTGCTGAGTGTGGGCTATGGGCCAGACAGCACAGGCAGGGTGGCCATGAACTTTGGCCCGCTCAATCGAGATGGCGGTTGGCGACGGCTCAACGTGCTGGTCACCCGCGCCCGCCAGCGCTGCATCCTGTTCAGCTCCATCCGGGCCGAGCAGATCAACCTCGACGCCACACGGGCGCGCGGCGTAGCCGCCCTAAAAAGCTACCTGGCCCTCGCCGAGCACGGCGAGCACCGCAGCCAGCGCGCCGCAGCCGAGCCGCACCCGCTCTACGCGGTCATTCGGCAGGCGCTCGAATCGCACGGCTGGCAGAGCCACGAGCAGGTGGGCACCAGCAGATCGTATGTCGATATCGCCGTCATCGACCCCATAGCACCCGACCGCTATGTGCTGGGGATCGAGACCGATGGTGAGATCTATGGCCGCTCCGCCACCGCACGCGACCGCGAGCGGCTGCGCGATAGCGTGCTGGCCCAGCTTGGCTGGCGGCTCTGCCGCACCTGGGCGATGGATTGGCTCTACCGCCCCGAGCACGCCCAGAAGCAGATCCTTGCAATCCTAACGGGTGAAGCTACCGTACCAAGCCAGCCTACCACCGAAGGCGCAAAACCCGAGCCAGATCTACCACCCAACGAAACAAACTCGGCGGGAATTGCCACCACGCGCCTCACGATAGACGACACATCAAGCGGCGCGGTGCATGTCATCCCCTACGCCAGCTCTTCATTCCGCCAGCCCTCGTGGTCACACACCTTCGAGCTGACCCCGACAGCAGCATTAGCCGATATCATCGTCCAGATCGTGCTGGATGAGTCACCAATCCACGAGGAAGAGGTGCAGCGTGTGGTCGCAGCATTCTTCCACACTCGCGCCTCTAAGCGCATCCAGGATGTGTGTAGCCGCATTCTCCCCGCCCTAGCCCGCGATGGCCGCATTCGACAGCAGGGGCTATTCCTTTGGGCACCTGCCATGGAGGATGCGCCGATTCGGGCCAGAGCCGACACATGCCCCGTGCTCAAGCCCGAGCTGATTGCGCCCGAGGAGCTACAGGCAGCCGTGCGCCAAGTGCTGCGCGAGCAATTTGGCCTTCAGCGCGACGCACTGATCACCAGCACCTCGCGCCTGCTCGGCTTCCGGCGCTGCGGGTCGGCGCTTGAGCAGGCCATCAGCACTGCGGTTGAAGCCTTGATCGCCAACGGCTCGCTTGTACGCGATGGGCAGGGGTTTCTGACCCTCACCTCATCATAA
- a CDS encoding AAA family ATPase — protein sequence MAAYELSFTPTFYNESLNVPRHVSKSITQKLKVLEGDPISALGDAKKIKGYANVYRVRVGDYRVFYSVGQGWVKLLSVRKRDERTYADELPAAPAPAAAPDAAALAPHAEAAPPVYTPPAYVPPPAASAPLPYALTPELLAQWRIPEDHWPAVLRVRTEDDLLDLSIPERYVSRLLDTMFPRALEAIATQPEYRLAQAEDVALFETEDLGAFLLKLSPEQAALVAQQRRGPTLVKGGPGTGKSTLALYRVRHLIERGVGPILFTTYTNALVSYSEQLLAQLLGRDPAACGVKVGTVDAQAMHYYAKAHGWANFATDGQIEACLTTALAEAEIPAANVFDRQVRQQALARLGSAYILQEFNDVLLAWGVERADDYVAMERRGRRTPLKASTREALWAVYTRWRELMAAQRLVTTAIVRLEALAVARALPAKPYQALIIDEAQDLPPVAIRLLCALVATPDHLYLTADAAQSIYQRGFSWRQIHADLTMAGRTLVLRKNYRNTAQIAAACASILDAEVAGDAESIQQELSPILGEPPRIQLVASEREEVEAVRAFLVDAARHYRLPIFTGAVLCQGQRTGQQLAQRLTALGIPAVFQSGKQIDITVRQVKVLTIHSAKGLEFPFVAVVGLDAGRLPRQDDDLPAEEQAAADEAQRRLFFVGSSRAMRALLICGSRQTPSPFLDALTPPLWERKDHL from the coding sequence ATGGCCGCATACGAGCTCTCATTCACGCCCACCTTCTACAACGAGTCGCTCAACGTGCCACGGCACGTGAGCAAGAGCATCACGCAGAAGCTCAAAGTGCTGGAGGGCGACCCGATCTCAGCCCTGGGCGACGCCAAGAAGATCAAGGGCTACGCCAATGTCTACCGCGTGCGCGTGGGCGACTACCGTGTGTTCTACAGCGTGGGCCAGGGCTGGGTGAAGCTGCTGAGCGTGCGCAAGCGCGACGAGCGCACCTACGCCGACGAGCTGCCCGCCGCGCCCGCGCCCGCCGCTGCCCCCGATGCGGCGGCGCTGGCCCCCCACGCCGAGGCCGCGCCGCCCGTCTACACGCCGCCCGCCTATGTGCCGCCGCCTGCGGCCAGCGCCCCGCTGCCCTACGCCCTCACCCCCGAGCTGCTGGCCCAGTGGCGCATCCCCGAGGATCACTGGCCCGCCGTGCTGCGGGTGCGCACCGAGGACGACCTGCTCGATCTGTCCATCCCCGAGCGCTACGTCAGCCGCCTGCTCGACACCATGTTCCCGCGCGCCCTGGAGGCCATCGCCACCCAGCCCGAATACCGGCTGGCCCAGGCCGAGGATGTGGCGCTGTTCGAGACCGAGGATCTGGGCGCGTTCCTGCTCAAGCTCTCGCCCGAGCAGGCCGCGCTGGTGGCCCAGCAGCGGCGCGGCCCCACGCTGGTGAAGGGCGGCCCCGGCACAGGCAAATCGACCCTGGCGCTCTACCGCGTGCGCCATCTGATCGAGCGCGGCGTCGGCCCCATCCTGTTCACCACCTACACCAACGCGCTGGTCAGCTACTCCGAGCAGCTGCTGGCCCAGCTGCTGGGCCGCGACCCCGCCGCGTGCGGCGTGAAGGTCGGCACCGTCGACGCGCAGGCCATGCACTACTACGCCAAGGCGCACGGCTGGGCCAACTTTGCCACCGACGGCCAGATCGAGGCCTGCCTGACCACGGCGCTCGCAGAGGCCGAGATCCCGGCGGCCAACGTCTTCGACCGCCAGGTGCGCCAGCAGGCCCTGGCGCGGCTGGGCAGCGCCTACATCCTGCAAGAGTTCAATGATGTGCTGCTGGCCTGGGGCGTGGAGCGAGCCGACGACTACGTGGCCATGGAGCGGCGCGGGCGGCGCACCCCGCTCAAGGCCAGCACCCGCGAGGCGCTGTGGGCCGTCTACACGCGCTGGCGCGAGCTGATGGCAGCGCAGCGGCTCGTCACCACCGCCATCGTGCGGCTGGAGGCGCTGGCCGTGGCCCGCGCGCTGCCCGCCAAGCCCTACCAGGCCCTGATCATCGACGAGGCCCAGGATCTGCCGCCGGTGGCCATCCGCCTGCTGTGCGCCCTGGTCGCCACCCCCGACCACCTCTACCTCACCGCCGACGCCGCCCAGTCGATCTACCAGCGCGGCTTCAGCTGGCGGCAGATCCACGCCGACCTGACCATGGCCGGGCGCACCCTAGTGCTGCGCAAGAACTACCGCAACACCGCCCAGATCGCCGCCGCCTGCGCCAGCATCCTCGACGCCGAGGTAGCGGGCGACGCCGAGAGCATCCAGCAGGAGCTGTCGCCCATCCTGGGCGAGCCGCCGCGCATCCAGCTGGTGGCCAGCGAGCGCGAGGAGGTCGAGGCCGTGCGGGCCTTTCTGGTGGATGCGGCCCGCCACTACCGCCTGCCGATCTTCACCGGCGCAGTGCTGTGCCAGGGCCAGCGCACCGGACAGCAGCTGGCCCAGCGCCTCACCGCGCTCGGCATCCCCGCCGTGTTTCAGAGCGGCAAGCAGATCGACATCACCGTCCGCCAGGTCAAAGTGCTGACCATCCACTCGGCCAAGGGGCTGGAGTTCCCCTTTGTGGCCGTGGTGGGGCTGGATGCCGGGCGGCTGCCCCGCCAAGACGACGACCTGCCCGCCGAGGAGCAGGCCGCCGCCGACGAGGCCCAGCGCCGCCTGTTCTTCGTGGGCAGCTCGCGGGCCATGCGGGCGCTGCTGATATGCGGCAGCCGCCAGACACCCTCGCCCTTCCTCGACGCGCTCACGCCGCCGCTCTGGGAGCGAAAGGACCACCTATGA